GATCCGCCTCGAGCGACGGGTCGAGCGCGCGATCGAGGCTCAGCTCGTGCATTCGCGCCACCGCGGCGGGCGCCTCGTCCTCGCGCAGGAGGTCGAGCAGCTCGTCCCGCACGCGCGCACCCGAGACGGTGGCGAAGCCCGGTCCGGCCGCGGCCTCCCGCGCCAGCCGCTCAGTCTGCTCGTCCATGCGGAACCCGAAGCGAGCCTCGTAGCGGAGCGCGCGCAGCAGCCGCGTGGGATCGTCGATGAAGCTCTCGCCGTGGAGTACCCGGATGACGCCGGAGTCGAGATCGCTCCGTCCGCCATGGGGGTCCTCGAGCGCGCCAACGTCCTCGCCGTTCAGATCGATCGCCATTGCGTTGATCGTGAAGTCGCGCCGTCCGAGATCCTCCGCGAGTCCGGCCGGTTGCACGTCGGGCAGCGCGCCCGGCTCGCTGTAGGTCTCGCGCCGAGCGGTTGCGAGGTCCACCGTCAGGTCGTCGGCCCGCACCGTGGCGGTGCCGAAGCGCTCGTGCTCCCGGGCCTCGCCGCCCATCCGCTCGGCCAGCGCTCGAGCCACCGCGCGAGCGTCACCCTCGATCGCGAGGTCGATGTCCACGGTGAGCCGCCCGAGCAGCAGGTCTCGCACCGCGCCGCCCACGAGGAATGCCGGAGGCAGCCCCTCGAGGGCCGGGAGCAGCCGATCCATGCCTGTCAGGCCGCGAACACGCGCCACGAGTTCGGTCGCTTGCGCCACCTCCTGGACTCTAAGGTGCGGCGCAGAGCGATCCGTGGTTCAGATCCGGCGCATCAAGTTCTTCAAGCCCCGCTACGCCGTCACCGACTCGGATGGCGCGCTCACCTCCTGGGCGGGGCGCTTCGGGCGCGAGGGCGCGAGCGCGTACTTCGACGGGCAGGCCTACGCGTTTCGCCGCGACGGCCGCAAGCGCTTCGTGCTCAGCGCCGACGACGCACAGGTGGCGCTTGCCGAGCGCGCACACGGGCAGTGGCGGGTGTCGTCGGACGGCTCCGATTACGCGCTCGTACGACCATCCAAGTGGCGATCCGGCTATGAGCTCCGCGCGGAGGGCCGGGCACTCGGCACGATCAGCCGCAGGCGCCGCACGGTGAGCTGCGACCTTCCGGACGAGCTGTCCGTGACCCTGCAGGCGTTCATCGGGTTCGTGGCTATCGCACTCTGGAACCGCGAGGCCGCGGCGGCGGGCGGAGCCGGCGCGGCTAGTGCCTGACGATCGTGAAGCGCTGGTTGGTGCGCCATCTCACGCCACACCGCCAGCGGTGCTGTTAGCCGTCTGATAGCTACAGGCGAACGGGGATCCCGTCGGCCCGCATGCGCTCCTTGGCCTCGCGGACGGTGTGCTGGCCGTAGTGGAAGATCGACGCGCACAGCACCGCATCCGCGCCACCGTCCTCCACCGCCTCCACGAGGTGATCGAGGTTGCCGGCGCCACCGCTGGCGATCACCGGAACGTCCACCGCCTCGGACGCCGCGCGTGTGAGCGCAAGGTCATAGCCGTCCTCGGTGCCGTCGCGATCCATGCTGGTGAGCAGGATCTCGCCGGCGCCCAGCTCCACCCCGCGGCGGATCCAGTCGATCGCGTCGAGTCCCGTGGGCGTGCGGCCGCCGTGCACGAACACCTCCCAGCCCGAACCGCCCTCACGGGCCCGCGCGTCCACCGCGAGCACCACGCACTGGGCGCCGAAGACCTCCGCCAGCTCGCCGATCAGCTCCGGGCGCTCGACGGCAGCGGAGTTCACTGACACCTTGTCGGCCCCCGCATCGAGCACGGCCTGAGCGTCCTCCACGGAGCGCACGCCGCCGCCGATGGTGAACGGTATGAACACGTCGTCCGCGGTCCGGCGCGCCAGCTCCACGATCGTCTCGCGCTTCTCGTGCGAGGCAGTGATGTCGAGGAACACGATCTCGTCCGCGCCCTCGTCCTGATAGCGCACGGCAAGCTCCACCGGGTCGCCCGCGTCGCGGAGATTCACGAAGTTGGTGCCCTTCACCACGCGGCCTTTGTCCACGTCGAGGCAGGGGATCACGCGCTTGAGCAGCACGGACCGGAGGTTACGGCTTCCTCCCCCACGCGCTCACCATGAGCGGGGCGAAGCTCACGGTGTCGCCGTCGTGCCAGAGGGCGTGGAAGGCGGCGACATCCTGTTCGTCGAGCAGGTCCGCCGCGATCATCCCGGGCGCCAGCTGCTCCACCAGCAGCTCCCACTGCGGCACGCCGCGCTCGCGATTCGCCTGCACCTGGACCGAGACGCTGTCGGCGGCGACATCGACGAGGCCCGCGGCTTGAAGAAGCCGCGGGAGGCGCCGTCCGAGCTGAGCGTCATAGCCGTGCAGCGAGAAGAACGTCCTGATCGCGTGCACGACCTTCTCGTGCAGGCCGCTCGGCGGATCGACGGCCACCGCCGTCGACCAGTCGAAGTCCTCAACGAGCACCCAGCCGCCCGGCGCCGTGGCGCGCACCATCGAGTCGAGCACCGCCTCCCGCTCCGGGAGGTGCTCGAGCACGAGTCGCGCATGCACGAGGTCGAACCCACCGGGCAGTTCGCCTGAGCGCACGTCCGCCCGCAACACCTCGAGCGGAGGCCGCGTCAGCGGCTCGAGGAAGCGCACGTCCACGTCCACGGCGAGCACCCGTCCGCTCTCCCCCACCCGCTCCGCGAGCAGCTCGGCCACGCTGCCCGTGCCGGCGCCCACGTCGAGGCAGCGCCAGGCCTCGCTCAGGCCGAGACGATCAGCGCACCGCATCGTCTGCGGGTCGTACAGGCTCGTGATCGAGCTGAGGCGCTCGCGCTCGGCGTGCCAGGCGGAGTCCAGGGTGTAGCCGGCGGCCACGGTGCTCGTCATTGCTTCTCCAGACGTCGGGACCAGTGACGCATCGGTCCCGCGAACCCGAGCGGCGTTACGCGTCAGTCGTCGCGGAGCGCTGCCTGAGCCTCCTGCACCGTGAACTTCTGCTCGTAGAGCGCCTTGCCCGAGACAACTCCCGCAAGGTTCACGAGGCGGAGAGCCGCGAGTGCCCGGAGATCGTCGACCGAACTGATCCCGCCGGAGTAGAGAAAGCGGCCGCGCACGGTGCCGGAGATGCGCTTCACCTCGTCGAGGTCCGGGCCCTCGAGCGTGCCGTCGCGGTCCACGTTCGTGTACATGAACTGCTTCACGCCGCGCCGCTGGAGCCGCGTGATGATGTCCTCGGGGAGCATCTGGGTGGCCTTGGTCCAGCCGGCCACGGACACGTGCCCGCCGCGCACGTCCACAGCGATCACCACGCGCGTGTCCCATGTCTCGAGGAGCTGATCGACGAAGTCCACGTCCGAGTAGGCCGCCGTGCCCACCACCACGCGCTCGGCTCCCGCGGCGAGCGCGGAGCGCACCGCGCCGAGGTCGCGCAGGCCGCCGCCGTACTGCACCGCCACGCCAAGCTCGCTCGTGATCCGCCGCAGGTGCTCGAGGTTCACGGGCCTGCCCTCGCGCGCGCCGTCGAGGTCCACCACGTGCAGGAAGCCCGCCCCCGCCTCCACGAAGGAGCGCGCGGCCTCGAGCGGGTCGTCCACGTACACGGTCTCCTTGTCGAAGTCGCCGCGCTGGAGGCGCACCGCGCGCCCGCCGCGGATGTCGATCGCAGGCAGGAGGATCATGCGGCGTGGCGCAGATCGTCCGCTTCGCAGATCGCCGCGAAGTTGCCGAGCAGCTGCAGGCCGTGGGGGCCGGACTTCTCGGGGTGGAACTGGACGCCGTACACCGGCTCGCGCTCCACGGCAGTGACGAACTCGCCTCCGTAATCGGCGGTGGCCAGCGCATCCACGGGATCGGCCGGACGCGGCGCGAACGAGTGCACGTGGTAGAACGCGCACGGGTCCGGGAGGCCGCCGCAGAGCCGCGACGCGCGCCGCCACGAGATCGCGTTCCAGCCGATCTGCGGGATCTTCAATCCGGGTGCGTCCAGCGGCGCCACCTCCCCGGCCAGCAACCCGAGCCCGTCGGCGCCGCCCAGCTCGCTGCTGCGCTCGAACAGGAGCTGCATCCCGAGGCAGATCCCGAGCGTGGGCACGCCGGCGTCCACCCGCTCGGCCATCAGCTCGTCGAGCCCGAGCTCACGGATGGCGCTCATGGCCTTCGGAAACGCGCCCACGCCGGGCAGCACGATGCCGTCCGCCTCGCGCACGCGCGCGTGGTCGTTCGTGATCAGCGCCCCGGCGCCCACGTGCTCGAACGCCTTCTCCACCGAGCGCAGGTTGCCCATCCCGTAGTCGAGGATCGCGATCACAGGAGCCCCTTCGTGGAAGGGATGCCGCTGGCGTTCGGGTCGATCGCCACCGCCTGGCGGAGCGCGCGTGCGACCGCCTTGAAGGCGGCCTCCACCATGTGGTGCGCGTTCGTGCCGGCCTCCACCCGCACGTGGAGGGTGAGCTTCGCGTTGTTCGCCAGCGCGCGGAAGAACTCCTCGGCGAGGTCGCTGTCGAAGTCGGCGATCGCCACCGGCGGGAGCTCGGCGTCGAAGAGGAGGAACGGGCGTCCTGAGATGTCGATCGCGGCGCTCGCGCGAGCCTCGTCCATCGGCACGACGGCGTGGCCGAAGCGCGTGATGCCGGATCTGTCCCCTAGCGCCTCGTCGATCGCCCGCCCCAACGCGATGCCCGTGTCCTCCACGGTGTGGTGCGGTCCCGTCTCGAGGTCGCCCTCCACGTTCACGTCGAGGTCCAGGCCCCCATGCCGCGCCACCGCGTCGAGCAGGTGGTCGAAGAACCCCACGCCGGTGGTGCGCGTGCCCTCGCCCGCGCCGTCGAGCGACAGCGACAGATTCACGTCCGTCTCGTTCGTCTTGCGGGAGATGTGGGAGGTGCGGCTCACGCGCGGCGCTCCATTGACTCGGCGTGCCTGGGAAACCCCTCGGCACGCGCCAGCGCGGCGCCCGCGGGCGCAAGGCGCGCGGCCGCGCCGGGCGGCAAGGATACCCGCGACATCCGCCTGCGGAAGGTGCTCACCCCGAGCGCGCTGGCGTACCGGGCGGCGCCGCCGGTGGGCAGCACGTGGTTCGAGCCGGCCACGTAGTCACCGAACGCCGTGCCCGCGTCCCTGCCCACGAAGAGGCAGCCCGCGAAGCGCACGGCCCCGGCCAGCGCCTCGGCGTCCGGGCCCATCAGCTGGAGATGTTCCGGGGCGAGCTCCTCGGCCAGCGCGAGCGCGGCCGGCAGGTCGCGCGCCTGAACGAGGGCCGCCTGTGTGTCCCCGAGCGCCGCCTCGAGCGCGCCGAGCAGCTCCTCCTCCGGCGAGATCGCCACCACCAGGCTGTCCGGACCGTGCTCCGCCTGTGCCCGCAGGTCGGCCGCGACGAGCTCTGGATCGGCGCCGGCGCTCGCCACCACCACGAGCTCGCTGGGCCCGGCCACGCTGTCGATGCCCACGACGCCCACCAGCTGGCGCTTGGCCTCCTGCACGTAGCGGTTGCCCGGGCCGACGATCACGTCCACCGCCGCCACCGATTCAGTGCCCAGCGCAAGGGCGGCCACCGCCTGGGCGCCTCCCATCGCGTACACCTCGCTCACCCCGCAGAGCGAGCAGGCCGCGAGGATCGCCGGGTGTACGTGGCCGTCCGGCCCCGGTGGCGCGCACACCGCCAGCTCCTCCACGCCCGCGGCGCGCGCGGTGGCGGAGCACATCACCACGGTGGACGGATAGGCCGCGCGGCCGCCCGGCACGTACGCAGCCGCGCGCCGAACCGGCACCTCCACTATCTCCACCCGCTGGCCCTGCGGCAGATTCACCTCCACCGGGTCGCGCAACTGTGACTCCGCCACGGCGGTCACGTTTGCCACCGCGATTCCGAGCGCCTCGAGCACGGCTGGATCGAGCTGCCGCGCCGCCGCATCGAGCTCCTCGAGCGGCACGCGCAGCTCCTGAGGCTCCACGCCGTCGAAGCGGGCGCCCAGCTCGCGCACCGCGGCATCGCCGCGCTCCCGCACGGCATCGATGATCGCCCGCACGTCCACCTCCACGTCCGGCGGCGGCGGCGTCAAAGCCCGCAGCTCGGCCGCGGACACCTCCGCGCCGAAACGCGTCACGCCGCCACCGCGCGGATGCGCTCAATCAGGTCGTCGATCTCCCTCGCCTTCAGCTTGTGCGCCACCGGGTTCGCGATCAGCCGTGCCGTGCACTCGCAGATCTCCTCGCGCTCCACGAGATGGTTCTCGGCCAGCGTCGTGCCGGTGGCCGTGAGATCCACGATCCCGTCCACGAGTCCGGTGAGCGGCGCGATCTCCACCGAGCCCTTCACCTCCACGATCTCCACCTGGCGCCCGGTATCGGCGAAGTGGCGAGCGGCGATGCGCGGGTACTTGGTGGCCACCCGCACAGCGCCGAGCCGCCGGAGCGACTCCTCCATCGCATTCGCCCCCTCGCGCTCGGCCACGACCATGCGGCAGTAGCCGTAGCCGAGGTCGAGCAGCTCGTACACCTCGCGCCCCGTCTGCTCGAGCAACACGTCCTTGCCCGTGATGCCGATGTCCGCCGCGCCGTGCTCCACGTAGGTCGGCACGTCGGACGGGCGCATGGTCACGATGCCCACGTCGGGGAACACCAGCTTGCGGTCGTTCGAGCGCACCTCTGAGGTGTCTATCCCGAGCGCGTCGAGCAGGTCGAGCGTCTCACGGAAGAGCGCACCGCGCGGAACGGCGATCTTCACGAGCCCTCCCTCTCCTCGGCGGTGAGCGCTACGTGCACACGCTGCACGTCGAGCGCCAGGCCGCAGGCCGGGAGATCGCGACCGAAGCGCCCGAGCAGGTCGTCGTAGCGGCCGCCGCCGCCAAGCGCGAAGCCCACCGCCGGGTCGTATACCTCGAACACCGCGCCGGTGTAGTAGCCGAGCTCCCGCACCAGGCCCAGGTCGAAGATCACGCGGTCCGCCACCCCGCGCTCGGCGAGCAGCTCGTAACAGGCGCGCAGGTTCTCCACGGCGGGCGACACCGGCTCGTCCCTGCCCAGGTCGAGCACCTCCGGGCCGCCGCGCAGCGTGGGCAGCCGGGTGAGGAGCTCACTCGCGGAGCTCGCGAGGCCGAGACGGTCCACGCCGATCTGCACGTCCACCAGATCGCGCCGCGAGAGCGCCTCCAGCAGCGGCATGCGCTCCTCCTCCGGCACCTCCAGCTCGGCGAGCAGGGTGCGGTACAGCGAGCCGTCGCCGAGGCCGAGCCGGTGGCGCGTGAGTCCGGCTTCGGTGAGCGCCTCGATCACGAGTCCGGCCACCTCGGCGTCCCCCTGCGGCTCGGGCATGCCGATCAGCTCGACGCCCGTCTGGAGGAACTCGTGCGCCTGGCCGCTGCGGCGATCCACCTCCCGGTATGCGTTTCCGAAGTAGCAGAGCCTGAACGGCGGCTCCTCGTCCATGTAGCGGGTGCCGACCACGCGCGCTATCGGAATGGTCATGTCCGGCCGCAGCACGAGCACCTGGCCGTGCTCGTCGAACAGGCGATAGCCCGCGCCGGCAGCGCGCTCGTCGCCACGGCGCAGCACGTCCTCGTACTCCATCGTGGGCGTGGAGATCTCGCCGTAGCCGGCGGCGTCGAAGCGCGCGCGCAGCGTCTCGGTGAGCTCGCGCAGCTCGCGCATCTCCTCCGGCAGCACGTCGCGCGTGCCGGGCGGAATCGGATGGATCATGTTGAGGCCCCGGTGGTCAGGCAGGGGAGCCTACGCGGGCACCCGCTCCACGGCCACGCGCTCGATGCGCGCGCCCAGCGCCCGCAGGCGCTCGTCGATCCGCTCGTAGCCGCGGTCGATCTGGCGAACGTTGCCGATCTCGGACGTTCCCTCTGCGCACAGCGCCGCGATGAGCAGAGCCATGCCGGCGCGGATGTCGGGGCTCTCCATGCGCTCGCCGTGAAGACGCCTCGGGCCAGCTACGACCGCGCGGTGCGGGTCGCACAGGATCACCCGAGCCCCCATGTTGATCAGCTTGTCCACGAAGAAGAGGCGGTTCTCGAACATCTTCTCGTGGATCATCACCATGCCGTCCGACTGCGTGGCGAGCGCGAGAGCGATGCTCGTGAGGTCGGCGGGGAAGGCGGGCCACGGTCCGTCCTCGACCTTGGCGGTGGCGTCGCCCACGTCGTCGCGGATGCGCAGATCCTGCCCCGGCGGAACCACCAGGTCGTTGCCGTCCGCCTCGAGCCGGCAGCCCAGGCGGCCGAACACCATCGCGGTCATCCGGAGGTCCTCGTGCACCACGTCCTTCACCCGCAGTTCGCCGCCGGTCACGGCCGCGAGCGCGGCGAAGCTCGCCACCTCGATGTAGTCCGGGCCGATCGTGTAATCCGCGCCGCCGAGCCGGTCCCGGCCGTGGACGATCATCACGTTCGAGCCGATGCCCTCCACCCGCGCGCCCATCTGGAGCAGGATGCGCGCCAGATCCTGCACATGCGGCTCGGATGCCGCGTTGTGAATCACCGTCGAACCGGGAGTGAGCGCGGCAGCCATCAACGCGTTCTCGGTCGCCATCACCGACGGCTCGTCGAGGAAGAAGTCACAGGGCTTGAGCCCGCCCGGCGCGCGCAGGCGGTAGCTGCCGCGGGATAGCTCGATGTCCGCCCCGAGCGAGAGGAAGGCGTCCAGGTGCGGGTCCAGCCGGCGGCGGCCGATCACGTCGCCGCCCGGCGGAGGCATGTCCGCGCTGCCGAAGCGAGCGAGCAGCGGCCCGGCGAGCAGGAACGAGGCGCGAATCAGCTCGGAGAGCTCCGGGTCCACGTCGTGCGGGCGCACATCCGCGGCGTTCAGCGCCACCACGTTGTCCTCGCGCCACTCCACCCGCACGCCGATGCCATCGAGGAGGCCCACCATCGCCTCCACGTCCTTGATGCGCGGGATGTTGCGCAGCACCACGTCCTCCTCGGTGAGGAGGCAGGCTGCGAGTGCTGGCAGCGCGGCGTTCTTGTTGCCCGCCGGCACGATCGTGCCCGACAGCGGGTGGCCGCCTTCGATTACGAACTTCTCCATGCGGTTTACAGCGTGCTTCGGGGACGCGAGCGGAGGGGCAAGGGTATCGAAGGCCATTCCACCTGAGTTTTCGCGGCTTTGAGGTAGTTTCCTCGCCCATGGACGTATCGCGCGACCAGGCGTGGGAGCTCTTCTGCGAATGGACCGAGTCGGACTCGCTGCGCAAGCACGTGCTTGGCGTGGAGGCCGCGATGGTGGCCTACGCGCGGGAATACGGCGAGGACGAGGAGCTGTGGGCCGCCACCGGGATCCTGCATGACCTCGACTACGAGCGCTACCCGGACCTCGAAACCGGGCACCCGCGGATCGCGCTGAAGGAGCTCGAGGAGCGCGGCTACCCGGAGGAGCTGGTCACCGCCGTGGCCGGCCACGCCACGTTCCTGGGCGTGCCACGTGAAACGCGGCTGGCAAAGACGCTCTTCGCGGTGGACGAGCTGTCCGGCTTCATCGCCGCCTGCGCGATGGTGCGCCCCACGGGCATAGTCGGGCTGACGCCGAAGTCCGTGAAGAAGAAGCTCAAGCAGCCGTCGTTCGCCGCGGGTGTGAACAGGGACGAGGTGCGCCAGGGGGCCGAGGAGCTTGGCGTGGACTTCGACGAGCACATCGCAAAGGTGATCGCCGCGATGGAGGAGCGCGCGGACGTGCTCGGCCTCGGGCCGCGCGAGGACGCCGCGGCGTGAGCGTAAGTGAGGGGGTGCGCCGGCTGGGCGACCGCTCCTGGCCGCTGATCCGCCGGGTGATGGGGGGCCACACCCTCATCTACAGGGCAAGCGGCGGGCTGATCGGCCACCGCGTGCCGGGAGTGCCGCCCACGCTGCTGCTCACGCACGTGGGCGCGAAGAGCGGCCAGAAGCGGGTGAGCCCGCTCACCTACACGAAGGGCGACGGGGACGATCTCGTGCTCGTGGCGTCCAAGGGCGGCCACCCGCAGAACCCGGCCTGGTTCCACAACCTGAAGGCGAATCCCGACACGGTCGTGCAGATCGGCCGTGAGCACCGGCCGGTGCGCGCGCGCGTGGCCACTCCGCAGGAGCGCGAGCGACTGTGGCCGCGGGTGGTGGACAACTACGGCGGCTACGCGGAGTACCAGAAGCGCACCGAGCGGAAGATCCCGCTCGTGATCCTCGAGCGCCGCTAATCCGGCGGACGCGCGGGGCCGCGCTGGGCGACCCCGCGGTCCATTGTTCAGTGGCCGGCCTGGATCTCTCCGAAGAGCCCGTCGTCCTCGCCGTCGATGCCTGCGGTGAAGAGCAGGGTGCGCGTGCTGCCTGTCACCCCGTTGCCGAAGCGCAGCCCCCACAGCCCATCGTTGCGGAGCGGCTGCCCGTTCGTCCCGAGCAGCGTTCCTCTGAAGCTGCCCGTGGTCGGGTCATACGCATTGATGAGCCCGTTGCCGAAATTGCCCACCAGCAGGTCGTGGCTCAGCGTCCCGAAGTGACTTGGTGCGATGACCATGCCCCACGGGGAGTCGAGCGCTCCACGGGTGATGAGGCGCTTGACCATGTGCCCGCTGGAGGTGAACACGTCCACGAACCCGTTGCCGAGCCCGCGCACGTCGTCGTGCGCGTCCGCGTCCTGCATCGCGTACGTCACGTAGAGCTGATTGCCGAAGGCCTGGATCCCGAAGGGAGCGAAGCCGGTTGGCAGTCCGGGATCGGTGAAGTTCCCGGACAGCGTGGCGGGCTTGAAATTCGAGTCGAACACGTCGATGCGGTTGTCGTGGAAGTCCGTGGCGTACAGGAACGTCTTGCCGCCACTGCTTGCCATCGCCAACCCCTTGTAGACCGCGTTCGGCGTCTGGACCTCGGGCTGCGCCTGGGTCGACGGCGCCGGGGGCGGGACGTTTCGGTTCCAGCCGGTGATGTCGCCGTTCTCCGAGGCGAAGATGAACGTGGCCGGTGCCGACGACGTGCCGGACTTCACCACGAAGCCGCTGGTGGGGTTGAACACCTGCCCGGTGGGCGCGCCGCCGGGGATGTTCACCACCAGTGGAACCGCGGCCACGGGCTTGTGCTTCAGCCCGCCCGTATAGAGCGTGGCCACATCGGCGCCGTTGTCGGCCACCCACAGCGGGGTGCTGGGGCCGGCGGCCATGCCCCACGGGTTCTGGAGGTTGGGATCCGTCAGGTCCGCCAGCCCGGGGATGTTGGACACCAGGTTCTCCTGCCGGTACTGCGTGGGCCCGCCCGCCTGGGCGAAGGCGGGTAACAGGGCACACGCGACGATCACGGCGGCCGTCACCAGCGGGACGCGGCGGCGACATGCCTGAGCATGGGGTCGGTTGCTCATGGCAACTCCCTCGAATCGGGAATAGGACGCGGAGCGAACGCGGTGGGAGGCGACACGCTCCCCACCTGGGTCAGACGCGCGCCCGCGCCGGTTCCTTTCAGCAGCTACGTGAGACTGCCCTTAGGGGCGCACTCACGCCCTGAGCTAGCGCCAGCGCCCACCGGCCTTCGCCCACTCCGCAGCGTGGTCCACCGAGCAGAAGGCGTCAGGGATGCGGTGCTCCCCGCGGTGGCGCACGAGCAGGACGCGTTTCTCATCGAGCGGCGCCTCGCATTGGGCGCAGCGGTCCAGCGAGTCCTCGATGCCGGCGGGCTCCTGGACCTCCCCCGCCTCCCACTTCGGCCCCTGGATCGCCCACGGCACCACGTGCTCGAGCCGGCAGAACACCGCGCGGCGCGCGCCCGCCGGCTCCGCCAGGCGGTAGCCGTCCTCCGGCTCGACCGCCGTACCGCACCAGGTGCACGTCAGTTCGCTCATGAGTTGTGCTGGGTAGAGTCCAAAATCGATGGCTGACGCGCGAATTATCGTGCTCGAGGGCGACGAGACCGGCCAGGAGCTGCTCGAGCAATCCATACGCGTGCTCGATCCGAACGTGACGCAGGTGGACGTGGAGCTCGAGCACTACGACCTGTCGCTCGACAACCGGCGGGCCACGAACAACGACGTGGTGCACGCCGCCGCGCGCGCGATGCACGAGGCCGGCTACGGGATCAAGGCCGCCACGATCACCCCCGAGGGCAGGGACGACGTGGGAAGCCCCAACCGCATCCTGCGCGAGGAGATCGACGGCAAGGTGATCATCCGCACCGGCCGCAGGATTCCCGGCGTCACCCCGATCGCCGGCGTCCACTACCCGATCTCGGTCGTCCGTATGGCGGTGGGCGACGCCTACGGCGCGGAGCAGTGGCGCACCGACGAGAACGGCGACGAGATCGCGTTCCGCACCGAGCGAATCTCGCGGAGCGTCTGCCGCGCGGTGGCCGAATACAGCTTCCGCACCGCCAAGAAGATCCACGGACGGGTGTACGG
The genomic region above belongs to Thermoleophilaceae bacterium and contains:
- a CDS encoding TIGR03118 family protein, which codes for MSNRPHAQACRRRVPLVTAAVIVACALLPAFAQAGGPTQYRQENLVSNIPGLADLTDPNLQNPWGMAAGPSTPLWVADNGADVATLYTGGLKHKPVAAVPLVVNIPGGAPTGQVFNPTSGFVVKSGTSSAPATFIFASENGDITGWNRNVPPPAPSTQAQPEVQTPNAVYKGLAMASSGGKTFLYATDFHDNRIDVFDSNFKPATLSGNFTDPGLPTGFAPFGIQAFGNQLYVTYAMQDADAHDDVRGLGNGFVDVFTSSGHMVKRLITRGALDSPWGMVIAPSHFGTLSHDLLVGNFGNGLINAYDPTTGSFRGTLLGTNGQPLRNDGLWGLRFGNGVTGSTRTLLFTAGIDGEDDGLFGEIQAGH
- a CDS encoding nitroreductase family deazaflavin-dependent oxidoreductase, which translates into the protein MSVSEGVRRLGDRSWPLIRRVMGGHTLIYRASGGLIGHRVPGVPPTLLLTHVGAKSGQKRVSPLTYTKGDGDDLVLVASKGGHPQNPAWFHNLKANPDTVVQIGREHRPVRARVATPQERERLWPRVVDNYGGYAEYQKRTERKIPLVILERR